A window of Cellulomonas fimi contains these coding sequences:
- the gcvP gene encoding aminomethyl-transferring glycine dehydrogenase codes for MTDLSSLHDVVARAGALAVPPVQPDADAPHAGPAAESHTAAVNLTAVEHTPAAEGFADRHIGPRGEETLRMLTTVGYPTVDALIDAAVPASIRTGRELDLPAARSEEDVLDALRSIAGRNRVLTSMIGQGYYDTVTPAVIRRNVLESPAWYTAYTPYQPEISQGRLEALLNFQTMVTDLTGLDIANASLLDEATAVAEAVALMWRGQRNKPGTVVLDADLFGQSLAVTVGRAEAIGLPVVVADLSEGLPEVEGTLLGVVVQQVGASGAVRDLRPVIAQAKERGALVTVASDLLALTLVTTPGELGADIAVGSAQRFGVPLFGGGPHAAFMAVRNGLERSLPGRLVGVSIDADGARAYRLALQTREQHIRREKATSNICTAQALLAIVASMYAVYHGPDGLRAIAQRVHGHARSVATVLTEVGVTVEHATYFDTVRTSVPGRAAAVVAAAADLGVNLWAPDADHVQVTCDERTRPEHVLAVVLAFAQAGTTRLEADEDGTFAFGFVGAGDLDGPSDALPEALRRTTPYLQHPVFHLHRSETAMLRYLRRLSDKDLALDRTMIPLGSCTMKLNATVEMEAISWPEFAAIHPFAPADQTQGYAELVTELQDWLAEITGYAAVSVQPNGGSQGEFAGLLAIHAYHRSRGEERDICLIPASAHGTNAASAALAGLRVVVVATAPDGSIDLDDLRAKLDQHGPQVAAIMITYPSTHGVYEEGVRTVCDLVHDAGGQVYIDGANLNALVGLARPGEIGGDVSHLNLHKTFCIPHGGGGPGVGPVAVAAHLAPFLPGDPTPARDGDGSGASATGAVAPVSAAPWGSAGILPISWAYVALMGPDGLRAATETAVLAANYLATRLAPHFPVLYTGPNGLVAHECILDLRDLTKQTGVTAEDVAKRLMDYGFHAPTLSFPVAGTLMVEPTESEDLAELDRFVDALVAIRAEIDAVADGRWTVEESPLRNAPHTAAAVTSDDWDKPYPRRLAAYPVASLGENKYWPPVRRIDGAHGDRNLVCSCPPVEAFAE; via the coding sequence GTGACCGACCTCAGCTCGTTGCACGACGTCGTCGCCCGTGCCGGCGCCCTCGCCGTCCCGCCCGTGCAGCCCGACGCCGACGCCCCGCACGCCGGCCCCGCCGCCGAGAGCCACACCGCCGCGGTGAACCTGACGGCCGTGGAGCACACGCCCGCCGCCGAGGGGTTCGCCGACCGGCACATCGGCCCGCGCGGCGAGGAGACGCTGCGCATGCTCACGACGGTCGGCTACCCGACGGTCGACGCGCTCATCGACGCCGCCGTGCCCGCGTCGATCCGGACGGGCCGGGAGCTGGACCTGCCGGCGGCGCGCAGCGAGGAGGACGTGCTCGACGCGCTGCGGAGCATCGCGGGCCGCAACCGCGTGCTCACGTCGATGATCGGCCAGGGGTACTACGACACCGTGACCCCTGCGGTGATCCGGCGGAACGTGCTGGAGTCGCCCGCCTGGTACACGGCGTACACGCCGTACCAGCCGGAGATCTCGCAGGGCCGCCTGGAGGCGCTGCTCAACTTCCAGACGATGGTCACGGACCTCACGGGTCTGGACATCGCGAACGCGTCGCTGCTCGACGAGGCGACCGCCGTGGCGGAGGCCGTCGCGCTCATGTGGCGCGGGCAGCGCAACAAGCCGGGCACGGTCGTGCTCGACGCGGACCTGTTCGGCCAGTCGCTGGCCGTGACGGTCGGGCGTGCGGAGGCGATCGGCCTGCCCGTCGTCGTCGCGGACCTGTCCGAGGGGCTGCCCGAGGTCGAGGGGACGCTGCTCGGTGTCGTCGTGCAGCAGGTCGGCGCGTCGGGTGCGGTGCGCGACCTGCGACCCGTGATCGCGCAGGCGAAGGAGCGCGGCGCGCTCGTGACGGTCGCCTCGGACCTGCTGGCGCTCACGCTCGTGACGACGCCCGGTGAGCTCGGTGCGGACATCGCGGTCGGGTCGGCGCAGCGGTTCGGCGTCCCGCTGTTCGGCGGTGGCCCGCACGCCGCGTTCATGGCGGTCCGCAACGGCCTGGAGCGGTCGCTGCCCGGGCGGCTCGTCGGGGTCAGCATCGACGCGGACGGTGCGCGCGCCTACCGCCTCGCGCTGCAGACGCGTGAGCAGCACATCCGCCGCGAGAAGGCGACGAGCAACATCTGCACCGCGCAGGCCCTGCTCGCGATCGTCGCGTCGATGTACGCGGTCTACCACGGCCCCGACGGCCTGCGGGCGATCGCGCAGCGCGTGCACGGGCACGCCCGGTCGGTCGCGACCGTCCTGACCGAGGTCGGTGTGACCGTCGAGCACGCGACGTACTTCGACACCGTGCGCACCTCCGTGCCCGGCCGTGCCGCGGCGGTCGTCGCCGCAGCCGCCGACCTCGGCGTCAACCTGTGGGCGCCCGACGCCGACCACGTGCAGGTCACGTGCGACGAGCGGACCCGCCCCGAGCACGTGCTCGCGGTCGTCCTCGCGTTCGCGCAGGCCGGCACGACGCGCCTCGAGGCGGACGAGGACGGCACGTTCGCGTTCGGCTTCGTCGGCGCCGGCGACCTCGACGGGCCGTCCGACGCGCTCCCCGAGGCGCTGCGCCGCACGACGCCGTACCTGCAGCACCCCGTCTTCCACCTGCACCGCTCCGAGACCGCGATGCTGCGCTACCTGCGTCGCCTCTCCGACAAGGACCTCGCGCTCGACCGCACGATGATCCCGCTGGGCTCATGCACCATGAAGCTCAACGCGACCGTCGAGATGGAGGCGATCTCCTGGCCCGAGTTCGCCGCGATCCACCCGTTCGCCCCCGCCGACCAGACGCAGGGCTACGCCGAGCTCGTCACCGAGCTGCAGGACTGGCTCGCCGAGATCACGGGCTACGCGGCGGTGTCGGTGCAGCCGAACGGCGGCTCGCAGGGCGAGTTCGCGGGCCTGCTCGCGATCCACGCGTACCACCGCAGCCGCGGCGAGGAGCGCGACATCTGCCTCATCCCCGCCTCCGCGCACGGCACGAACGCGGCGTCGGCGGCGCTCGCGGGCCTGCGCGTCGTGGTCGTCGCGACGGCGCCCGACGGGTCGATCGACCTCGACGACCTGCGCGCGAAGCTCGACCAGCACGGCCCGCAGGTCGCGGCGATCATGATCACCTACCCGTCGACGCACGGCGTCTACGAGGAGGGCGTCCGCACGGTGTGCGACCTCGTGCACGACGCGGGCGGCCAGGTCTACATCGACGGCGCGAACCTCAACGCGCTCGTCGGGCTCGCGCGCCCGGGCGAGATCGGCGGCGACGTGAGCCACCTCAACCTGCACAAGACGTTCTGCATCCCGCACGGCGGCGGCGGTCCCGGTGTCGGTCCGGTCGCGGTCGCGGCGCACCTCGCGCCGTTCCTGCCGGGCGACCCGACCCCGGCGCGCGACGGCGACGGCTCCGGGGCCTCGGCGACGGGTGCCGTCGCCCCGGTGTCCGCGGCGCCCTGGGGCTCGGCGGGCATCCTGCCGATCTCCTGGGCGTACGTCGCGCTCATGGGCCCCGACGGCCTGCGTGCGGCGACGGAGACGGCCGTGCTGGCCGCGAACTACCTGGCCACCCGGCTCGCGCCGCACTTCCCGGTGCTCTACACGGGCCCGAACGGGCTCGTCGCGCACGAGTGCATCCTCGACCTGCGCGACCTCACCAAGCAGACGGGCGTGACCGCCGAGGACGTCGCGAAGCGGCTCATGGACTATGGGTTCCACGCGCCGACGCTGTCGTTCCCCGTCGCGGGGACGCTCATGGTCGAGCCGACGGAGAGCGAGGACCTCGCGGAGCTCGACCGGTTCGTCGACGCGCTCGTCGCGATCCGTGCCGAGATCGACGCGGTCGCCGACGGCCGGTGGACGGTCGAGGAGTCGCCGCTGCGCAACGCGCCGCACACCGCGGCGGCGGTCACGTCGGACGACTGGGACAAGCCGTACCCGCGCCGGCTCGCGGCCTACCCCGTCGCGTCGCTCGGCGAGAACAAGTACTGGCCGCCGGTCCGCCGCATCGACGGCGCGCACGGCGACCGCAACCTCGTCTGCTCGTGCCCGCCGGTCGAGGCGTTCGCCGAGTGA
- the gcvT gene encoding glycine cleavage system aminomethyltransferase GcvT: MSDPTTDTLSPLHDEHVALGAALTSFAGWQMPLRYSSDIAEHTAVRTAAGLFDLSHMGELEITGPQAGAALDAALVGHLSALADGRARYTMIVDEHGAVLDDLVVYRLAAERFVVVANASNVAVVRDALVERIAGFDAALDDASLRTALVAVQGPRAEQIVASVTEAADVDAVRALKYYAAVPATVAGLSALVARTGYTGEDGFELFVDAADAPALWRALLAAGEPHGLVPAGLSARDSLRLEAGMPLYGNELDRTTTPYDAGLGRVVRLDKTDADGKPLDFVGRAALAGRHDSEPARVLVGLQGLGRRAARHGYPVLASSAPDAPHVGTVTSGAPSPTLGHPVAMAYVTPEVSAPGTELAVDVRGRAEPVRVVALPFYRRPR, from the coding sequence GTGAGCGACCCGACGACGGACACCCTGTCCCCGCTGCACGACGAGCACGTCGCCCTCGGCGCCGCGCTCACGTCGTTCGCCGGGTGGCAGATGCCGCTGCGGTACTCGTCCGACATCGCCGAGCACACCGCGGTCCGCACGGCCGCGGGGCTGTTCGACCTGTCCCACATGGGCGAGCTCGAGATCACCGGCCCGCAGGCGGGTGCCGCGCTCGACGCGGCGCTCGTCGGTCACCTGTCGGCGCTCGCCGACGGTCGTGCGCGGTACACGATGATCGTCGACGAGCACGGCGCGGTCCTCGACGACCTCGTCGTGTACCGGCTCGCGGCCGAGCGGTTCGTCGTCGTCGCGAACGCGTCGAACGTGGCCGTCGTCCGCGACGCCCTCGTCGAGCGGATCGCGGGCTTCGACGCGGCCCTCGACGACGCCTCGTTGCGGACGGCCCTCGTCGCGGTCCAGGGCCCGCGCGCGGAGCAGATCGTCGCGTCGGTGACCGAGGCCGCCGACGTCGACGCGGTGCGCGCGCTCAAGTACTACGCCGCCGTCCCCGCGACGGTCGCCGGGCTCTCGGCCCTCGTGGCGCGCACCGGCTACACCGGCGAGGACGGCTTCGAGCTGTTCGTCGACGCCGCCGACGCCCCCGCGCTGTGGCGTGCGCTCCTCGCCGCCGGCGAGCCGCACGGTCTCGTCCCCGCGGGCCTCTCCGCGCGCGACAGCCTCCGCCTCGAGGCCGGCATGCCGCTGTACGGCAACGAGCTCGACCGCACGACGACGCCCTACGACGCGGGACTCGGTCGCGTCGTCCGGCTCGACAAGACCGACGCCGACGGGAAGCCGCTCGACTTCGTCGGACGCGCCGCCCTCGCCGGTCGCCACGACTCCGAGCCGGCCCGCGTGCTCGTCGGGCTGCAGGGCCTCGGCCGCCGCGCCGCCCGACACGGCTACCCGGTGCTCGCGTCGTCGGCGCCGGACGCCCCGCACGTCGGGACCGTCACGTCGGGTGCCCCGTCGCCGACCCTGGGCCACCCCGTCGCCATGGCGTACGTGACCCCGGAGGTCAGCGCCCCGGGCACGGAGCTCGCCGTCGACGTGCGCGGTCGCGCCGAACCCGTGCGCGTGGTGGCCCTGCCCTTCTACCGTCGTCCTCGATGA
- the gcvH gene encoding glycine cleavage system protein GcvH, with translation MTDLPTHLHYTLEHEWLQDGTPATVGITSTAAEALGDIVYLELPAVGETITAGAVVGEIESTKSVSELFSPVSGTVAEINQEAIDDPSLVNSDPFGRGWLLKVDVTETGPLLTAEEYEAHAAG, from the coding sequence ATGACCGACCTGCCCACGCACCTGCACTACACGCTCGAGCACGAGTGGCTCCAGGACGGGACGCCCGCGACCGTCGGCATCACGTCGACCGCCGCTGAGGCGCTCGGCGACATCGTCTACCTCGAGCTCCCGGCCGTCGGCGAGACGATCACCGCCGGTGCGGTCGTCGGCGAGATCGAGTCCACCAAGTCGGTGTCGGAGCTGTTCTCGCCCGTCTCCGGCACCGTCGCCGAGATCAACCAGGAGGCGATCGACGACCCGTCGCTCGTCAACTCCGACCCGTTCGGCCGCGGCTGGCTGCTCAAGGTCGACGTGACCGAGACCGGTCCGCTGCTCACCGCCGAGGAGTACGAGGCGCACGCCGCCGGCTGA
- a CDS encoding LuxR C-terminal-related transcriptional regulator has product MSMLETSETVGTVTEALTRRERVVLGELGEDVTLEEIATRLFVTRNTVKSQVRSVYRKIGVSTRAEAVAWAVAHGIR; this is encoded by the coding sequence ATGAGCATGTTGGAGACGAGCGAGACGGTCGGGACCGTCACCGAGGCGCTGACCCGCCGCGAGCGGGTGGTCCTCGGCGAGCTCGGCGAGGACGTGACGCTCGAGGAGATCGCCACCCGTCTGTTCGTGACGCGCAACACCGTCAAGTCCCAGGTCCGCAGCGTCTACCGCAAGATCGGCGTCTCCACGCGCGCCGAGGCGGTCGCGTGGGCCGTCGCGCACGGCATCCGCTAG
- a CDS encoding (deoxy)nucleoside triphosphate pyrophosphohydrolase: protein MTSPVLVVAAAVVDDLDEPRVLLAARRATPASLAGRWEFPGGKVDAGETPEVALHRELREELGIRVALGDEVVGPDDGVWHLTDRYVMRLWLAEVVDGVPEPLVEHDELRWLPAGQWHDVPWLDADVPIVDALAALVGDRV, encoded by the coding sequence ATGACATCACCCGTGCTCGTCGTCGCCGCCGCCGTGGTCGACGACCTGGACGAGCCCCGGGTCCTGCTCGCCGCCCGTCGCGCGACGCCGGCGAGCCTCGCAGGTCGATGGGAGTTCCCCGGCGGCAAGGTCGACGCCGGGGAGACCCCCGAGGTCGCCCTGCACCGTGAGCTCCGGGAGGAGCTCGGCATCCGTGTCGCCCTCGGCGACGAGGTCGTGGGTCCGGACGACGGCGTCTGGCACCTCACCGACCGGTACGTGATGCGGCTGTGGCTCGCCGAGGTCGTCGACGGCGTCCCCGAGCCTCTCGTCGAGCACGACGAGCTCCGCTGGCTGCCCGCCGGGCAGTGGCACGACGTCCCGTGGCTCGACGCGGACGTCCCCATCGTGGACGCGCTCGCCGCACTCGTGGGCGACCGCGTCTGA
- a CDS encoding MalY/PatB family protein: MDVRAGTTIFDSVPLDALRRRTSQKWRRYPPDVLPMYVAEMDVPQPEAVVRAVSDAMRAGDTGYVHGPDYAEALAGFAATRYGWDVPVADCRLVPDVMLGIVEVLRLVTDPGDAVVISPPVYPPFVQFVAHADRRPLPAPLGPDGRLDLDALDAAFATATTGGRRAAYLLCHPHNPTGTLHTAAELAGVGELAERHGVRVVADEIHAPLVTTVSARSTDGDGQGDARPRFVPTTTVIPSAIALHSASKAFNLAALKAAVAVPGPDARADLARLPEIVLHGVSHLGSVAHTTALRDCGDWLDAVLDGLRHNQRLLAGLLATHLPAARWTPPDATYFAWLDLRDVLAVRDGADPARLALERGRLALNPGPTFGTPEGVGFARLNLAASTATLNEGVRRLAAALA, from the coding sequence GTGGACGTGCGCGCCGGGACGACGATCTTCGACTCCGTGCCGCTGGACGCGCTGCGTCGACGGACGAGCCAGAAGTGGCGCCGCTACCCGCCCGACGTGCTGCCGATGTACGTCGCGGAGATGGACGTCCCGCAGCCCGAGGCGGTGGTCCGGGCGGTGTCGGACGCGATGCGCGCCGGCGACACCGGGTACGTCCACGGACCCGACTACGCGGAGGCCCTCGCCGGGTTCGCCGCCACCCGCTACGGCTGGGACGTGCCCGTCGCGGACTGCCGGCTCGTGCCGGACGTCATGCTCGGGATCGTCGAGGTGCTGCGGCTCGTCACCGACCCCGGCGACGCCGTCGTGATCAGTCCCCCGGTGTACCCGCCGTTCGTGCAGTTCGTCGCGCACGCCGACCGCCGCCCGCTCCCCGCCCCGCTCGGACCGGACGGCCGCCTCGACCTCGACGCGCTCGACGCCGCGTTCGCGACGGCCACGACAGGCGGCCGCCGCGCCGCGTACCTGCTCTGCCACCCGCACAACCCGACGGGCACCTTGCACACGGCGGCGGAGCTCGCGGGCGTCGGTGAGCTCGCCGAGCGGCACGGCGTCCGGGTCGTCGCGGACGAGATCCACGCGCCGCTCGTCACGACCGTGAGCGCGCGGTCGACCGACGGCGACGGCCAGGGCGACGCGCGACCGAGGTTCGTCCCGACGACGACCGTGATCCCGTCGGCGATCGCGCTGCACTCGGCGTCGAAGGCGTTCAACCTGGCCGCGCTCAAGGCGGCCGTCGCGGTCCCGGGACCGGACGCCCGCGCGGACCTCGCGCGCCTGCCGGAGATCGTGCTGCACGGCGTCAGCCACCTCGGCTCGGTTGCGCACACGACGGCGCTCCGCGACTGCGGGGACTGGCTGGACGCCGTCCTCGACGGTCTGCGCCACAACCAGCGGCTGCTCGCCGGGCTCCTCGCGACGCACCTGCCCGCGGCGCGCTGGACGCCGCCCGACGCGACGTACTTCGCCTGGCTCGACCTGCGCGACGTCCTCGCGGTCCGCGACGGCGCCGACCCCGCTCGGCTGGCGCTCGAGCGTGGTCGCCTCGCGCTCAACCCCGGGCCGACGTTCGGCACGCCGGAGGGCGTCGGCTTCGCGCGCCTCAACCTCGCGGCGTCGACGGCCACCCTCAACGAGGGCGTCCGGCGCCTGGCGGCGGCGCTGGCCTGA
- the metE gene encoding 5-methyltetrahydropteroyltriglutamate--homocysteine S-methyltransferase: MTTTPTFPAGSVLGYPRIGPRRELKKAIEAFWAGRSSADEVEAVAADLRRRTRTRLAELGLRTDVPAIPSAFSFYDHVLDAATVLGAVPPRFADLVDADGRLDLAGYSTVARGRGDDLPLEMTKWFDSNYHYLVPEIGPDTEFRYASDRPVREFAEALAEGVLTRPVIVGPVTFLALAKAAEGSPEGFAPIDRLADVLPVYAALLRDLAEAGATWVQLDEPALVSDSVEVPVERLLASVTEAYRALTAVEGRPALFVAAPYGDLRDALGVLAATDVEAIGVDLVRGPAPAQAVPGLESKTLVAGVIDGHNIWRADLDAKLAILEQLENIGAGAVTVGTSTSLFHVPHDVQDEPTLDPTLKSWLAFADQKVVEVVTLAEGLTEGREAIHEQLLAASDAVASRKTAPGVVRPEVRERVAALGEDAFNRGDFESRKAAQAARFDLPPLPTTTIGSFPQTPEIRKARAAFGKGELTAEQYEDEMKAEIRRVVELQEKIGLDVLVHGEPERNDMVQYFAENLDGFAVTTNGWVQSYGSRCTRPSILWGDVSRPAPITVAWTSYTQSLTEKPVKGMLTGPVTILAWSFVRDDQPLGDTANQVGLALRDEIADLEAAGIGIIQVDEPALRELLPLRTEDHAAYLDWSVRSFRLSTAGVREDTQIHTHLCYSEFGQIMGAIDGLDADVTSIEAARSKMEILGDIAAAGYPRAVGPGVYDIHSPRVPSEAEVEELLTEAVKAIALDQLWVNPDCGLKTRRYEEVTPSLEHILQATRAVRATL; encoded by the coding sequence ATGACCACCACCCCCACGTTCCCCGCCGGCTCCGTCCTGGGCTACCCCCGGATCGGTCCGCGCCGCGAGCTCAAGAAGGCGATCGAGGCGTTCTGGGCCGGCCGTTCCTCCGCCGACGAGGTCGAGGCCGTCGCCGCCGACCTGCGCCGCCGCACGCGCACCCGCCTGGCCGAGCTCGGCCTGCGCACGGACGTGCCGGCGATCCCCAGCGCGTTCTCGTTCTACGACCACGTGCTCGACGCCGCGACGGTCCTCGGCGCGGTCCCGCCGCGCTTCGCCGACCTCGTCGACGCGGACGGACGCCTGGACCTCGCGGGCTACTCGACGGTCGCGCGCGGCCGCGGCGACGACCTGCCGCTCGAGATGACCAAGTGGTTCGACTCGAACTACCACTACCTGGTCCCCGAGATCGGACCCGACACCGAGTTCCGCTACGCGAGCGACCGCCCGGTGCGCGAGTTCGCGGAGGCGCTGGCCGAGGGCGTGCTGACCCGCCCGGTCATCGTCGGCCCGGTCACGTTCCTCGCGCTGGCGAAGGCCGCCGAGGGCTCCCCCGAGGGCTTCGCGCCGATCGACCGCCTCGCCGACGTCCTGCCGGTCTACGCGGCGCTGCTGCGCGACCTGGCCGAGGCCGGGGCGACGTGGGTGCAGCTCGACGAGCCGGCCCTCGTGTCGGACTCGGTCGAGGTGCCGGTCGAGCGCCTGCTCGCGTCGGTCACGGAGGCGTACCGCGCGCTCACCGCGGTCGAGGGCCGCCCGGCGCTGTTCGTCGCCGCGCCCTACGGCGACCTGCGCGATGCGCTCGGCGTGCTCGCCGCGACCGACGTCGAGGCCATCGGCGTCGACCTGGTCCGCGGCCCGGCCCCGGCGCAGGCGGTCCCGGGTCTGGAGTCGAAGACGCTGGTCGCGGGCGTGATCGACGGCCACAACATCTGGCGCGCCGACCTCGACGCGAAGCTCGCGATCCTCGAGCAGCTCGAGAACATCGGCGCCGGTGCGGTCACGGTCGGCACGTCGACGTCGCTGTTCCACGTCCCCCACGACGTGCAGGACGAGCCCACGCTCGACCCGACGCTGAAGTCCTGGCTCGCGTTCGCCGACCAGAAGGTCGTCGAGGTCGTCACGCTCGCCGAGGGCCTGACCGAGGGCCGCGAGGCGATCCACGAGCAGCTGCTCGCGGCGTCTGACGCGGTCGCGTCGCGCAAGACGGCCCCCGGCGTCGTCCGTCCCGAGGTGCGCGAGCGCGTGGCCGCCCTCGGCGAGGACGCGTTCAACCGCGGCGACTTCGAGTCCCGCAAGGCCGCGCAGGCCGCGCGCTTCGACCTGCCGCCGCTGCCGACGACGACCATCGGCTCGTTCCCGCAGACGCCCGAGATCCGCAAGGCCCGCGCCGCGTTCGGCAAGGGCGAGCTCACCGCCGAGCAGTACGAGGACGAGATGAAGGCGGAGATCCGCCGCGTCGTCGAGCTGCAGGAGAAGATCGGGCTCGACGTCCTCGTGCACGGTGAGCCCGAGCGCAACGACATGGTCCAGTACTTCGCGGAGAACCTCGACGGGTTCGCCGTGACGACCAACGGCTGGGTCCAGTCCTACGGCTCGCGCTGCACGCGCCCGTCGATCCTGTGGGGCGACGTGTCGCGCCCGGCGCCCATCACGGTCGCGTGGACCTCGTACACGCAGTCGCTCACGGAGAAGCCGGTCAAGGGCATGCTCACGGGCCCGGTGACGATCCTCGCGTGGTCGTTCGTGCGCGACGACCAGCCGCTCGGCGACACCGCCAACCAGGTCGGCCTCGCCCTGCGCGACGAGATCGCCGACCTCGAGGCCGCGGGCATCGGCATCATCCAGGTCGACGAGCCCGCCCTGCGCGAGCTCCTGCCGCTGCGCACGGAGGACCACGCGGCGTACCTCGACTGGTCGGTCCGCTCGTTCCGCCTCTCGACGGCGGGCGTGCGCGAGGACACCCAGATCCACACGCACCTGTGCTACTCCGAGTTCGGCCAGATCATGGGCGCGATCGACGGCCTCGACGCCGACGTCACGTCGATCGAGGCGGCCCGCTCGAAGATGGAGATCCTCGGCGACATCGCCGCCGCGGGCTACCCGCGCGCCGTCGGCCCGGGCGTCTACGACATCCACTCGCCGCGCGTGCCGAGCGAGGCCGAGGTCGAGGAGCTCCTGACCGAGGCCGTCAAGGCCATCGCGCTCGACCAGCTCTGGGTGAACCCCGACTGCGGCCTCAAGACCCGCCGCTACGAGGAGGTCACCCCGTCGCTGGAGCACATCCTGCAGGCGACGCGGGCGGTCCGCGCGACGCTCTGA
- a CDS encoding methylenetetrahydrofolate reductase codes for MTVDEPASRRTTGPHVAPGRPLAAIDRPTVSFELFPPRNPDAAPRLWETIQRLGEAHPDFVSVTYGASGRTRVTTRALVSRLLRETSLNPIAHLTCVGTSRDEITTIVEEFLDEGARSFLALRGDPPAGQADWQPHPDGLNTASELVELLREIESRRCAGSPSQAVRARVRPLSVAVAAFPRGNAATGGTRAQDVASLLAKQEAGADFAITQVFFDAEAYLGLVAEARDAGVTIPIIPGIIPATDPARLLRVQDLTGVPVPRDLLDLLGSADDDVERHRRGIRAGVDLVQGVLDGGAPGVHLYTFNQHHAALDLLEGAGLDGGARTGRVAAPVTASTATTPGSPGPTTTAPDPTHEGQTPR; via the coding sequence GTGACGGTCGACGAGCCCGCCTCGCGACGGACCACCGGTCCGCACGTCGCACCGGGTCGCCCGCTCGCGGCGATCGACCGGCCCACGGTGTCGTTCGAGCTCTTCCCCCCGCGCAACCCCGACGCCGCTCCGCGCCTCTGGGAGACGATCCAGCGGCTCGGCGAGGCGCACCCCGACTTCGTGTCGGTCACGTACGGCGCCTCGGGACGCACGCGCGTCACGACCCGCGCGCTCGTCAGCCGTCTGCTGCGGGAGACGTCGCTCAACCCGATCGCCCACCTGACCTGCGTCGGCACGTCGCGCGACGAGATCACGACGATCGTCGAGGAGTTCCTCGACGAGGGGGCACGCTCGTTCCTGGCGCTGCGGGGGGACCCGCCCGCGGGGCAGGCCGACTGGCAGCCGCACCCGGACGGCCTGAACACCGCGAGCGAGCTCGTCGAGCTGCTGCGGGAGATCGAGTCGCGTCGCTGCGCGGGCAGCCCGTCGCAGGCGGTCCGGGCCCGGGTCCGACCGCTGTCGGTGGCCGTCGCGGCGTTCCCCCGCGGCAACGCGGCCACCGGCGGGACGCGCGCCCAGGACGTCGCGTCGCTGCTCGCCAAGCAGGAGGCCGGCGCCGACTTCGCGATCACGCAGGTGTTCTTCGACGCGGAGGCGTACCTCGGCCTCGTCGCCGAGGCGCGCGACGCGGGCGTCACCATCCCGATCATCCCGGGCATCATCCCGGCGACGGACCCCGCACGGCTGCTGCGCGTGCAGGACCTCACCGGCGTGCCCGTCCCGCGTGACCTGCTCGACCTGCTCGGGTCCGCGGACGACGACGTCGAGCGACACCGGCGCGGCATCCGCGCGGGCGTCGACCTCGTCCAGGGGGTGCTCGACGGGGGCGCCCCGGGCGTCCACCTCTACACGTTCAACCAGCACCACGCCGCGCTCGACCTGCTCGAAGGAGCGGGTCTGGACGGCGGGGCGCGCACCGGCCGCGTCGCAGCACCCGTCACGGCCTCCACCGCGACGACCCCCGGCTCGCCCGGACCCACCACGACGGCACCCGACCCGACCCACGAGGGACAGACACCGCGATGA
- a CDS encoding DNA-3-methyladenine glycosylase I: MTAQPPPSTDLTTEPAAPADPVGPTPLVGRCFGDGDPLYERYHDEEWGRPVHGEHALFERVALEGFQSGLAWITILRKRPAFRAAFADFDAEVVAEFGDADVARLMADAGIVRNRAKIEATIANARALRDLHAQSRTLDEVLWSHAPDRADHVRPATWADVPAVTPESKALARELKSLGFRFVGPTTAYAAMQACGLVDDHLATCPSVTGRPASG, from the coding sequence GTGACCGCACAGCCGCCCCCGAGCACCGACCTGACCACCGAACCCGCCGCGCCCGCCGACCCTGTCGGTCCGACGCCGCTCGTGGGGCGGTGCTTCGGCGACGGCGACCCCCTGTACGAGCGGTACCACGACGAGGAGTGGGGCCGGCCGGTGCACGGCGAGCACGCGCTCTTCGAGCGGGTCGCGCTGGAGGGGTTCCAGTCCGGGCTCGCCTGGATCACCATCCTGCGCAAGCGGCCCGCCTTCCGGGCGGCCTTCGCCGACTTCGACGCGGAGGTCGTCGCGGAGTTCGGCGACGCCGACGTCGCCCGGCTGATGGCGGACGCGGGGATCGTGCGCAACCGCGCGAAGATCGAGGCGACGATCGCGAACGCCCGAGCGCTGCGCGACCTGCACGCGCAGTCGCGCACGCTCGACGAGGTGCTGTGGTCGCACGCCCCCGACCGCGCGGACCACGTCCGCCCCGCGACCTGGGCGGACGTGCCCGCGGTGACCCCCGAGTCGAAGGCGCTGGCGCGGGAGCTGAAGTCGCTCGGCTTCCGGTTCGTCGGTCCCACCACCGCGTACGCGGCGATGCAGGCGTGCGGGCTGGTCGACGACCACCTCGCGACGTGCCCGTCGGTGACCGGGCGCCCGGCGTCGGGCTGA